Proteins from a genomic interval of Trifolium pratense cultivar HEN17-A07 linkage group LG6, ARS_RC_1.1, whole genome shotgun sequence:
- the LOC123889840 gene encoding uncharacterized protein LOC123889840 translates to MKRKHNKRLSPSSSPSFTNTNLKTAKPAAYFALLLLTYTLGYLSHNSNLDSFQVKTQCANPIPPENTRKTLIDHIFNGTSPFTDFPPPHAADKLYRSKKVKGWGSNNAVFENLIHKVKPEIIVEVGTFLGASALHMAKLTQRLGLKTQIYCIDDFRGWAGFREQFKNIGIINGDVLLYYQFLQNVVTFNQTASILPLPFSSEQALIKLCEWGVWADLVEIDASHEFLSVWADINRGFLILRPGGIIFGHDYFFPGDNRGVKRAVDLFAKIHRLKIKVDGEHWILI, encoded by the coding sequence ATGAAAAGAAAGCACAACAAAAGACTTTCACCTTCATCTTCACCATCATTTACCAACACCAACCTTAAAACAGCAAAACCTGCAGCGTATTTTGCACTCCTCTTGCTAACTTACACCTTAGGCTACTTATCCCACAATTCCAATCTCGACTCGTTCCAAGTCAAAACTCAATGCGCTAATCCAATTCCCCCGGAAAACACTCGCAAGACACTTATCGACCACATCTTCAACGGAACCTCACCGTTTACCGACTTTCCGCCGCCGCACGCAGCGGATAAGCTTTATCGCAGTAAAAAGGTCAAAGGTTGGGGTTCAAACAATGCAGTTTTTGAGAACCTGATTCATAAGGTGAAGCCCGAAATCATTGTTGAAGTTGGAACGTTCCTTGGTGCTTCGGCGCTTCACATGGCTAAATTGACTCAGCGACTTGGACTCAAAACTCAGATCTACTGTATTGATGATTTTCGCGGTTGGGCTGGGTTTAGGGAGCAGTTCAAAAACATAGGTATTATAAATGGTGACGTTTTGCTTTATtatcaatttcttcaaaatgTTGTTACTTTTAATCAAACCGCGTCGATTTTACCCTTACCATTTTCGAGTGAGCAAGCATTAATAAAGCTTTGTGAATGGGGTGTTTGGGCTGATTTGGTAGAGATTGATGCGAGCCACGAATTTTTGTCGGTATGGGCTGACATAAATCGGGGATTTTTAATTCTCCGACCCGGTGGGATTATTTTCGGGCATGACTATTTTTTTCCCGGAGATAATAGAGGGGTTAAAAGAGCCGTTGATTTATTTGCCAAAATTCACCGTCTTAAGATAAAAGTTGATGGCGAACATTGGATTTTGATTTAA
- the LOC123889839 gene encoding probable arabinose 5-phosphate isomerase: MGSLPAFPNDHSPKQTINGLIDETTLIDLFKSQQNHLNFFFDRIDHSQTLAFTRALLNSTGTVFFTGVGKSGFVAHKISQTLVSLGIRSSFLSPVDALHGDIGILSDRDVLVLLSKSGATEELLRLVPCARAKGAMLIAVTSVEGNALSTVCDMTVHLPLERELCPFNLAPVTSTAIQMVFGDTVAIALMAARNLTKDEYAANHPAGKIGKSLIFKVRDVMKKDEELPICKESDLIMDQLVELTSKGCGCLLVIDGDRRLIGTFTDGDLRRTLKASGEAIFKLTVGKMCNRNPRTIGPEAMAVDAMKKMEAPPSPVQFLPVIDDDNVVIGIVTLHGLVSAGL, translated from the exons atggGTTCTCTACCGGCATTTCCAAACGACCATTCTCCCAAACAAACCATCAACGGTCTAATTGACGAAACTACCCTCATCGATCTCTTCAAATCTCAACAAAACCACCTCAACTTCTTCTTCGACCGCATCGACCATTCCCAAACCCTAGCATTCACACGCGCTCTCCTCAACTCCACCGGCACCGTTTTCTTCACCGGAGTCGGCAAATCCGGCTTCGTCGCTCACAAAATCTCTCAAACACTCGTCTCTCTCGGCATCCGTTCATCTTTCCTCTCCCCCGTCGACGCTCTCCACGGCGATATCGGAATCCTCAGTGATCGCGATGTACTCGTTCTCCTCAGCAAATCTGGCGCCACCGAGGAGCTTCTGCGTCTTGTTCCATGCGCTAGAGCTAAAGGTGCGATGCTTATCGCTGTTACCTCCGTTGAAGGTAACGCACTTTCGACGGTGTGTGATATGACCGTGCATTTGCCGTTGGAGAGAGAGCTTTGTCCTTTTAACCTTGCGCCGGTTACTTCTACTGCGATTCAAATGGTTTTTGGTGATACCGTTGCAATTGCGCTCATGGCTGCACGGAATCTCACTAAGGATGAATACGCCGCTAATCATCCCGCCGGTAAAATCGGAAAGAGCCTCATCTTTAAG GTAAGAGATGTGATGAAGAAGGATGAGGAGCTTCCAATTTGTAAGGAATCTGATTTGATTATGGATCAGCTTGTGGAGCTGACAAGTAAAGGATGTGGATGCTTGCTTGTTATAGACGGTGATCGCCGTCTGATTGGGACATTTACCGATGGTGATCTGCGTCGTACTCTCAAAGCTAGTGGTGAAGCAATTTTCAAACTCACTGTAGGGAAAATGTGCAACAG GAATCCGAGAACTATTGGTCCAGAGGCTATGGCAGTGGATGCCATGAAGAAGATGGAAGCACCTCCATCACCAGTCCAATTTTTGCCTGTGATAGATGATGACAATGTCGTGATTGGGATTGTCACGTTACATGGTTTGGTTTCAGCTGGGTTATGA
- the LOC123888808 gene encoding putative lysine-specific demethylase JMJ16 → MSHLSIPPGFASLTSFILKRDDKVKKTNKSDSIPTETNPEMDDNASYNQIYTQRPWIIEDQSKRKPEESHTEHLPGVKLNSLRNSSRPKGTTYGCPKCSNCVKVTARWHPEDARREILEEAPIFCPTEEEFKDTLKYIASIRSKAEPYGICRIVPPTSWEPPCTPEKKNVLENSEFFARIQRIDGHQFQDAPETMASSHDTTETKRRKVMKVAADSHLGNRSTCTPNSGNVEGGDNETEHGPKFTIKTFKKLADEFEIQYFNYKKKKNSAIHLQHWEPSVENIEDEYRRIVQNPTEEIEVLCCDTLEAGEFSSGFPIPTVSDPKKANTYPEYLNSGWYLKNMLSLPGSLLSFESPEVARKFSPRVQVGMCFSPLKWKVEEHQLYSLCCLHLGEPKVWYSVPGRFAADFETISKKYLRALNMYAGQPDTHDNLAMQLSCSILKEVGIPVYRCVQHPREFVLVLPGAYHSGFDCGFNCSEVASFAPLEWLPHGQNVVELYCEQKRKTLISYDKLLLGAAREAVRARWEIDICMKSTPDNLTCKDAYQRDGILTRALNSRLRSESLKRKFISTSFKSQKMKENFDASCRRECSICLRDLFLSAVGCSCTDDKFACLDHVKQLCSCPWSYKILFYCYEISELEVLHQALDGKLSAVYKWAKEDLGLTVRSVATKRSNETPVKVNDSEGLLKEPMSRWAQDAYNKWNRCKSQATPNASEGKQREKAFEAQQTPSSTHNSSSAVHPIKNTTLLHSTISNDIKAKEKMVGHNSVATSIGGGSNSAGIKPDSKAIGDKFPTSKKVEDPKVSETPRSRFLSFVQENILVDVSSSSSESD, encoded by the exons ATGAGCCATCTTTCAATTCCGCCTGGTTTTGCATCCCTAACATCTTTTATCCTCAAAAGGGATGACAAGGTTAAGAAAACCAATAAGTCCGACTCAATTCCGACAGAGACTAATCCTGAGATGGATGACAATGCTTCATATAATCAGATTTATACACAACGGCCGTGGATAATAGAGGACCAGAGCAAGCGCAAACCTGAGGAATCTCACACAGAACATCTTCCTGGGGTTAAGTTG AATTCCCTTAGAAATTCTTCTCGTCCAAAAGGGACCACATATGGATGTCCAAAATGCAGTAATTGTGTAAAG GTAACAGCAAGGTGGCATCCTGAGGATGCAAGAAGAGAAATTCTGGAGGAAGCTCCCATATTCTGTCCAACAGAAGAG GAATTCAAAGACACACTTAAATATATCGCAAGCATACGTTCAAAAGCAGAACCTTATGGAATTTGCCGTATAGTCCCTCCTACTAGCTGGGAACCACCATGTACTCCTGAGAAAAAGAATGTATTGGAAAACTCTGAATTTTTTGCTCGAATTCAGCGAATTGATGGGCACCAATTTCAGGATGCACCAGAAACTATGGCTAGCTCTCATGATACTACAGAAACCAAGAGAAGAAAAGTGATGAAAGTAGCCGCGGACTCTCATCTTGGTAATAGAAGCACTTGCACCCCTAATAGCGGGAATGTTGAAGGCGGTGACAATGAGACTGAACATGGTCCTAAATTCACTATCAAAACATTTAAGAAATTGGCAGATGAATTTGAAATCCAATACTTCAActacaagaagaagaagaactcaGCCATACATCTACAGCACTGGGAACCATCTGTTGAGAATATTGAAGATGAATACAGACGTATTGTTCAAAATCCAACTGAAGAAATTGAG GTTCtctgttgtgacactttggaggCTGGAGAATTTAGCAGTGGATTTCCAATTCCAACGGTTTCTGATCCTAAAAAGGCGAATACTTACCCTGAATATTTGAATTCTGGATGGTACTTAAAAAACATGCTCTCACTCCCAggttctcttctttcttttgaaaGCCCTGAAGTTGCACGCAAATTTTCCCCTAGGGTACAAGTAGGAATGTGCTTTTCTCCACTCAAATGG AAAGTTGAAGAGCACCAATTATACTCATTGTGTTGCTTGCATTTGGGGGAACCCAAAGTATGGTATAGTGTCCCAGGAAGATTTGCTGCTGACTTTGAAACAATTTCGAAGAAGTATCTCCGAGCGCTAAATATGTATGCAGGACAGCCTGATACGCATGATAATCTG GCTATGCAGTTATCCTGCTCAATATTGAAGGAAGTGGGTATACCAGTATATCGTTGTGTTCAGCATCCTCGTGAGTTTGTTCTTGTCTTACCTGGAGCATATCATTCAGGATTTGATTGTGGTTTCAACTGTTCTGAAGTAGCAAGTTTTGCTCCTCTTGAGTGGCTGCCACATGGGCAGAATGTAGTAGAACTATACTGTGAACAGAAGAGAAAGACATTAATTTCATACGATAAGCTGTTACTGGGAGCAGCAAGGGAAGCTGTGAGGGCCCGATGGGAAATTGATATATGTATGAAGAGCACGCCCGACAACTTAACATGTAAAGATGCATATCAAAGAGATGGGATCTTAACAAGAGCTTTGAAT TCTCGCCTCAGGAGTGAAAGTTTGAAGAGGAAATTCATTTCCACTTCATTCAAATcacaaaaaatgaaagaaaattttgatgcCAGTTGTAGAAGGGAATGTAGCATATGTCTGCGTGATTTATTCCTGTCTGCTGTTGGCTGTTCGTGTACAGATGACAAGTTTGCGTGTCTTGATCATGTGAAACAGCTTTGTTCTTGCCCTTGGTCATACAAAATTCTCTTCTACTGTTATGAAATCAGTGAATTGGAGGTTCTTCATCAAGCTTTGGATGGAAAACTAAGTGCAGTCTATAAATGGGCTAAAGAGGATCTTGGTTTAACTGTGCGCTCAGTTGCCACCAAGAGATCAAACGAAACCCCAGTAAAAGTAAATGATTCAGAAGGCTTGTTGAAAGAACCTATGTCGCGGTGGGCACAAGATGCATACAACAAGTGGAATCGGTGTAAATCGCAGGCAACACCAAATGCTTCAGAGGGGAAACAAAGAGAAAAGGCCTTCGAAGCCCAGCAGACCCCTAGTAGCACTCACAATAGTTCGTCCGCCGTTCATCCAATAAAGAACACAACTTTACTTCATTCAACAATATCAAACGACATCAAAGCTAAAGAGAAAATGGTGGGGCACAATTCTGTTGCAACAAGCATCGGCGGAGGAAGTAATTCTGCTGGGATCAAACCTGATAGCAAGGCAATTGGGGATAAGTTCCCGACTTCAAAGAAAGTAGAAGACCCAAAAGTTTCTGAAACTCCACGTTCGCGTTTCTTGTCTTTTGTACAGGAAAACATTTTGGTTGATGTTTCGTCTAGTTCTTCAGAATCCGATTAG
- the LOC123889826 gene encoding protein CUP-SHAPED COTYLEDON 3-like isoform X1 codes for MGLRDIGASLPPGFRFYPSDEELVCHYLYKKITNEEVLKGTLIEIDLHICEPWQLPEVAKLNANEWYFFSFRDRKYATGFRTNRATISGYWKATGKDRMVLDPITQEVVGMRKTLVFYKNRAPNGIKTGWIMHEFRLETPHMPPKEDWVLCRVFHKSKEEDNNSKLNTQQQLMYETTTPPSLTLSSSSPTNYQTIPITYNRIDSFSSSMTTLHHFNPNQNNTSSIMNNLLDHYSRETNNPNNNNSIVTQISSKGDDGYGFLWNMDLEENSLVEDDMASNLDAIRFEGQRARARLGFDVSILWGYIYICIKRI; via the exons ATGGGTTTGAGAGACATAGGAGCTTCACTACCTCCTGGATTTAGATTTTATCCAAGTGATGAAGAATTGGTTTGTCACTATCTTTACAAAAAGATCACAAATGAGGAAGTTCTTAAGGGTACTTTGATTGAAATTGATCTTCACATATGTGAACCATGGCAACTTCCtg AGGTGGCAAAGCTAAATGCAAATGAATGGTATTTCTTTAGCTTTAGGGACCGTAAATATGCAACTGGATTTAGAACAAATAGAGCAACTATATCTGGGTATTGGAAAGCAACTGGAAAAGATCGTATGGTGTTAGATCCAATCACTCAAGAGGTTGTAGGAATGAGAAAGACATTGGTGTTCTATAAGAATAGAGCTCCAAATGGTATCAAAACAGGATGGATTATGCATGAATTTCGTTTGGAGACACCACATATGCCTCCTAAG GAGGACTGGGTGTTGTGTAGAGTCTTTCACAAAAGCAAAGAAGAAGACAACAATTCCAAACTCAACACACAACAACAACTCATGTATGAGACAACAACACCTCCATCCCTAACTTTGTCGTCATCATCTCCAACAAATTACCAAACTATCCCTATTACCTATAACCGAATTGattctttttcttcatctatGACAACACTTCATCATTTTAATCCAAACCAAAACAATACTTCTTCCATCATGAATAATCTCCTTGATCACTATTCACGTGAAACAAATaatccaaataataataatagtattgtTACTCAAATTAGTTCCAAAGGTGATGATGGATATGGATTCTTGTGGAACATGGATTTGGAAGAAAATAGCCTAGTAGAAGATGATATGGCTTCAAACTTGGATGCAATAAGATTTGAg GGGCAAAGGGCACGTGCTAGATTGGGATTTGATGTTTCAATATTGTgggggtatatatatatatgtattaagAGGATATAA
- the LOC123889826 gene encoding protein CUP-SHAPED COTYLEDON 3-like isoform X2 has product MGLRDIGASLPPGFRFYPSDEELVCHYLYKKITNEEVLKGTLIEIDLHICEPWQLPEVAKLNANEWYFFSFRDRKYATGFRTNRATISGYWKATGKDRMVLDPITQEVVGMRKTLVFYKNRAPNGIKTGWIMHEFRLETPHMPPKEDWVLCRVFHKSKEEDNNSKLNTQQQLMYETTTPPSLTLSSSSPTNYQTIPITYNRIDSFSSSMTTLHHFNPNQNNTSSIMNNLLDHYSRETNNPNNNNSIVTQISSKGDDGYGFLWNMDLEENSLVEDDMASNLDAIRFEVDNNNMVII; this is encoded by the exons ATGGGTTTGAGAGACATAGGAGCTTCACTACCTCCTGGATTTAGATTTTATCCAAGTGATGAAGAATTGGTTTGTCACTATCTTTACAAAAAGATCACAAATGAGGAAGTTCTTAAGGGTACTTTGATTGAAATTGATCTTCACATATGTGAACCATGGCAACTTCCtg AGGTGGCAAAGCTAAATGCAAATGAATGGTATTTCTTTAGCTTTAGGGACCGTAAATATGCAACTGGATTTAGAACAAATAGAGCAACTATATCTGGGTATTGGAAAGCAACTGGAAAAGATCGTATGGTGTTAGATCCAATCACTCAAGAGGTTGTAGGAATGAGAAAGACATTGGTGTTCTATAAGAATAGAGCTCCAAATGGTATCAAAACAGGATGGATTATGCATGAATTTCGTTTGGAGACACCACATATGCCTCCTAAG GAGGACTGGGTGTTGTGTAGAGTCTTTCACAAAAGCAAAGAAGAAGACAACAATTCCAAACTCAACACACAACAACAACTCATGTATGAGACAACAACACCTCCATCCCTAACTTTGTCGTCATCATCTCCAACAAATTACCAAACTATCCCTATTACCTATAACCGAATTGattctttttcttcatctatGACAACACTTCATCATTTTAATCCAAACCAAAACAATACTTCTTCCATCATGAATAATCTCCTTGATCACTATTCACGTGAAACAAATaatccaaataataataatagtattgtTACTCAAATTAGTTCCAAAGGTGATGATGGATATGGATTCTTGTGGAACATGGATTTGGAAGAAAATAGCCTAGTAGAAGATGATATGGCTTCAAACTTGGATGCAATAAGATTTGAggttgataataataatatggtcataatataa
- the LOC123892180 gene encoding uncharacterized protein LOC123892180, whose translation MGDDHEWQTVNRNRRSKQHPKTDIATLSRNGKLNNANLISYFFTEIPDSFNAKAMLNIFQKYGSIIEVVIPAKRDKGGRRFGFARFENVRDTRLFGVKLDNIIIGRDKIRVNLSRFERKFESPRRVQRNEGTLKQANDNGKFNDNHRKDDVGNRSYANVARYDGADRQQEGNNQVSLSYVSDKKDLQQLKKSFVGEIVNPGTTYNIQEVFHMQGYFGVKITPLGANLALLEGQEEGEVQALMEDAREWMEQWFKEVRPWNAKEIDLERLVWLRVYGILAHAWNDAFFTLISKPWGHFINADDGTNKKISMDVARLLIRTSGQRVVDEFIDVKIDGDIFHIRVIEDSYGPMRIMVHQPNSREGRDEDSDSSEEEE comes from the coding sequence ATGGGCGACGATCATGAATGGCAGACTGTCAACAGGAATAGAAGATCGAAACAACATCCCAAAACTGATATAGCAACACTATCAAGGAATGGCAAACTAAATAATGCAAATCTAATTTCTTATTTCTTCACTGAAATTCCAGATAGTTTTAATGCAAAGGCGATGCtcaatatttttcaaaagtatGGAAGCATTATTGAAGTAGTGATACCGGCGAAAAGAGACAAAGGTGGGAGAAGATTTGGTTTTGCTCGCTTTGAAAACGTAAGAGATACCCGTCTATTTGGAGTGAAATTGGATAATATTATTATTGGCAGAGATAAAATAAGGGTGAATCTTTCAAGATTTGAAAGAAAATTTGAATCTCCAAGGCGTGTACAAAGAAATGAGGGCACGCTAAAACAAGCCAATGATAATGGAAAATTCAATGACAATCACAGGAAGGATGATGTAGGTAACCGCTCTTATGCTAATGTAGCGCGTTATGATGGGGCAGATAGACAACAAGAAGGCAATAATCAGGTCTCTTTGTCTTATGTTTCGGACAAGAAAGATTTGCAGCAGTTAAAGAAATCGTTTGTTGGGGAAATAGTGAACCCGGGAACGACTTATAATATTCAAGAAGTGTTCCATATGCAGGGGTATTTCGGAGTTAAGATTACTCCTTTAGGAGCAAACCTGGCTCTCCTAGAAGGCCAAGAAGAGGGGGAGGTGCAGGCACTCATGGAAGATGCCAGAGAATGGATGGAACAATGGTTCAAGGAGGTGCGGCCTTGGAATGCTAAGGAGATTGATCTGGAAAGATTAGTTTGGTTGCGAGTTTATGGCATTCTGGCACATGCGTGGAATGATGCTTTCTTCACCTTGATCTCAAAACCATGGGGGCATTTTATCAATGCTGATGACGGCacgaataaaaaaatatcaatggaTGTGGCGCGACTTTTGATTCGCACTTCTGGGCAAAGGGTGGTGGACGAATTCATTGATGTGAAGATAGACGGAGACATCTTTCATATCCGTGTTATCGAAGATTCGTATGGTCCGATGAGAATTATGGTGCACCAACCGAATAGTCGTGAAGGCAGAGACGAAGACAGCGATAGCTCAGAGGAAGAAGAATGA